Part of the Hevea brasiliensis isolate MT/VB/25A 57/8 chromosome 16, ASM3005281v1, whole genome shotgun sequence genome is shown below.
TTTTGTCATTACTACTTCACGAtttcttttcacttttttttttttagtcacgAATTTGTTTTTTATGGGGTTTGAATGGTAGGTGTTGGGGTTTGGATGGGCTGGGATTTTTAGGAAGTACCTCGTGGAACCTGCAGCTATGTGGTGGCCAGCAAATCTTGTTCAAGTTTCATTGTTCAGGTATTTTTCATCTGCAATAAGTTTTtgtttcctcttcttcttctcttattcttcaagaaagaaagaagaaatcatTTCTGGGATTCACTCGTAATAAttctttaatattattattattatcttttaaaaTTCTGATAAATATTGAGGGGTGGAGTGAGTTTGGTGGGCGAAGGCTAGCAATGGATGTTGACTAGTTAATATCTTGAAATGATTTTGTTCTTAGTTTTAATTAGGACAATTTCGGATCAAAGAAAAAGAATTTCAAAAGAGATTTTTAATTTCGTGTTAAATTTAACTAGGAAAATTGGTGATTAGGGTCAGGATGTAAATTTCAACTCTAAATAATATCAATAGATGAAAAAGgaatttttattaatgaaattgaTGTCCacgtaataattttattataataattgattatgataAAATTTACGTGAAACATATCACAATTGAttgttataataaaaaataaaagtgtaTACAAATTTAAGTAGAATTTctcaaaaaatatttatattgataatatcaattttgtttttaaattACCCCATTGACAtattataaaagaaattaatctatcaaaataataataaattaattactttttaattaataaattaatttttatcattttaatagaaaattccttaattaatttttaactgattctctttattttttattaataaattaattttcacccattttaataaaaaattcctCAAttattctttttcatttctttcctTAATTAATAAGTTAATTCTTTAGTTGTTTTTATATGCatatgtgaatatatatataaaaaatatatatcttaatttaattttttaattcttttatcTGTATTAATAGGGAAAAAAATGATTTTCTATACATTATAAttaatctaaaattaatttaaaatccaaCCATTcattctaaaaaaaaattaaaagttaatcgttatttttttttatctttttaaatTTCACATGATCATCAATAatatcattttcttttcttctttataaaTTTAGAATATACTATTTAtagttaatataattttaatataaataaaataagtcATAAAAACGATATATagagtaattaattaaaaaatgttttttaaatgtgataatatttttgaataaataatattaaatatataaaataaattattagttattatacaaagcataaaaatttaaatctataaaaaataaatacaatttgagaaattaaaattcttaagtattatttaattatataatttattgttATACTTTCACTCAATACAAAAATTTAAAGTTTATTATATAAGATTATTTAGAGAATAAATTTAATAGATAcactaaattgattttaaaagaTATTTaagtaataatatttaatatatatatatatatatatatatatatatatatatatatatatatatatatatatatatataataataaaaaaagaactTACATGTGATATTGGATTAAAAACTCAACTAAGCATGAGAATTTTTGTCCCCAAGCTTCATAAGGGTCTTGCTTCTGCCCCATCTGTGTTTTGGTGAAAATTTTGGGTATCCCAAGTAGGAGATAATTAAGCTGAAGCATTAAGGTAACCTCTCTTAAACAAAACTGAAGCCCCTTTCAGGAATCCCAACTGAAACCAAAGTGAATGGTTGTGGTATATCTGCAGTCAACATTTTCAAGTACACAAGCTATCTTTATTCATTCAAATTAGAATTAGGCATGTTTCATTGAAAGTTAATTCATGTGCTaagcaaatttgaaaattttttttatgatatttatcttaaaaattatattgagTTTGGAATTATGAGtgacatttatttttaattaaattatcaatacAACAAATATAGGCTTCAACATCACTATTTTAACATCATTTATACATGGTGTTAAAATAAAACATCAAGGTAAAGTATTTATACATTAACATAACATATaagataataaataatatatacaatattatatagttattaaattaatataaaagtgttattaaaaattttaggttatgTGATTTATACATATCATTATATGCTTGCTGATAATTTTTATTGATAATATTGAAAGCTAAATTTATTATGGTGGATGACCAAATAGATCTATGATTTTTtactaaataataaatattttaaataaaattaaatatatccataaacaaattttaaactacaatttaaattaataattacacGAGGTTCTAAAAAATGACAGGCATTTTTTCCATGTTTTGAGATTATAATTTATTACTATTTATTATCAAGCatctatttataaaaaataatatttcttgtaaaataatacattttataaaaaaaaaataacttaactcacaaaatttttaatccagaaaataaaaaaaatataaattcttaatcacatttatttaaaaattttactaaCCTATTGAGCTTTTCTTGTGCTTGTAAATTTACATGTGCTGATACAGGGCTTTGCATGAGAAGGAAGAGAGGCCCAAAGGTGGTGTGACTCGTATCCAATTCTTTCTGATAGCCTTCATATGCAGCTTTGCATACTATGTCTTCCCAGGCTATCTCTTCCAAATGTTGACTTCCCTCTCTTGGATTTGTTGGATATTCCCCCATTCTGTCCTTGCCCAACAACTGGGCTCAGGCCTTTATGGACTTGGAATTGGTGCTCTTGGAATTGACTGGTCCACCATCTCCTCCTATCTTGGAAGCCCGCTTGCTAGTCCATGGTTTGCCACAGCTAATGTGGCAGTCGGATTCGTCTTTGTCATGTACATTTTGACCCCATTATGCTATTGGCTTAATGCGTACAAGGCCAAAACGTTTCCTATTTTCTCAGATGACCTCTTTACATCAACAGGGCAGGAGTATAACATTACAGCTATAATTGATTCCAATTTCCACCTTGATCTTGCTGCCTATGAGAAGGAAGGGCCCCTTTATCTCAGCACATTTTTTGCAATGACTTATGGAGTTGGTTTTGCTGCCCTAACTGCCACAATTATGCATGTTGCTCTGTTTCATGGGAGGTACTAAGCTGAATCCTCAAGGTTAAGTTTAACATAAAGGGTATATGTAAATGCAATCAACTTAGTTACTTCAATTGTGAAATACAGGGAGATATGGGAGCAAAGCAAGGCAAGCTTTCAAGACACAAAAATGGACATTCACACAAAACTGATGAGGAAGTATAAGCAAGTTCCTGAGTGGTGGTTTgtgttaatccttttggctaaCATTGCAGCCACCATCTTCGCTTGTGAGTATTATAATGACCAGCTTCAATTGCCATGGTGGGGAGTTTTACTAGCTTGTGGAATTGCCATTGTATTCACTCTTCCCATTGGCATCATTACTGCTATCACAAATCAGGTACTTCTACCATCTACTGCCTGAAATGCAGGAAGTCTCGAGTCTTGTGCACTGAGACcccccttttttattttttttttatacaagaGACACCCTATTTTTTAATTACTCATCTCATTTCTTCTGATGAAAGACACCGGGCTTGAACATCATCACTGAATATGTAATTGGGTATATCTACCCAGGATACCCAGTTGCCAACATGTGCTTCAAGGTGTATGGATACATAAGTATGACACAGGCCGTAACTTTCCTGCAAGACTTTAAACTTGGCCACTATATGAAGATTCCTCCCAGAACAATGTTCATGGCACAGGTCAATACTTTGCAGCATATTCCCATTTTCCCATTCCAATTAGGTTTCCTCTAAttaatttgtttttaattttgGTTAGATTGTGGGAACCATTATGGCATGTCTTACATATTTGGGCACTGCATGGTGGCTAATGGAAACCATCCCAGATTTGTGTGACACAACAGCCTCCAATAGCGTCTGGACTTGCCCAAGCGATACTGTATTCTACGATGCATCTGTGATTTGGGGTTTAATTGGACCTCGCAGAATTTTTGGAGATTTAGGCACCTATGAGGCAGTCAACTGGTTCTTCCTAGGTGGTGCAATTGCACCTGTTCTTGTGTGGTTAGCTGCAAAGGCTTTCCCTCAACAAGAATGGATTAGACTTATAAATATGCCAGTGTTAATAGGCGCAACAGGAATGATGCCACCAGCTACAGCAGTTAACTACACTAGCTGGATAATTTTGGGTTTCCTCTCTGGCTTTGTTGTGTATAGGTACAGGCCAGACTTGTGGCAGCGATACAATTATGTTCTTTCAGGGTCACTGGATGCTGGTCTTGCCTTCATGGGTGTGCTAATATATCTTTGCCTGGGGCTAGAAGATATTAGTGTTGATTGGTGGGGAAATAACCTTGACGGCTGCTCCCTAGCTACTTGCCCAACGGCCAAAGGAGTTGTTGTTGAAGGCTGCCCTGTCTTCAGCTAGAAATATTgtaattattattgttttataagaattccaatttaattatataaagatCAATTGATATACCAAAGTATATTTATTTTACTGCAACCCACTCAAATTTCTTTATCATCCattctttataaaaaaataaaataaaatccttATTTCAATAGTATGAGATCTTTTgaaatttcatataaattataGATAAGTGTGTCAACTTATAAAAATTAAcactttataataaaattattataattttattaaaataatatgtgCGCATGTTTAtcttccattaaaaaaaaaatattccctTCAATAAGAAAGGAAAGTCTTCACGTGGCTCAgggttaaaaatattttttttcatgggGGCATTCCGTTTACAAGTCGTTTAAACTCATCTCCTATGGGGGAACATAAAACGACGTGTCGTACCAAGTGAAATTGTGTGGGCAACTTATAGCGGCTTGATCGAGAAGAAAGGGCCGCTCACCGTAGTGTGTTGCGCCTCTTAAACCCTCACGGGTGAAGAATCAGGGGTCAACCCCCAAAAGATATCTTGAAAGCATTCATTTTTCCTCCCTGACGCCCAAATCAATAGCTAAAAAGAGCAACTCAGACGAGAAGCAAATCAATGGAGACTCAATCAGATGGCACCAACAGCAACAATGACGACGTTGCGGTATCCTCCATCAAAAGCATACGTTCTCAGCTGGAATCTCGCATAGAAACCCAGCACAGGACCCAACTCGACCTAATGGCCTCTCTCCAGTCTCTCGTCCCTAACATCGTCTCCTCTCTCGACATGTCTCTCCAAATTGTTTCTTCCTTCAATCACAAACCCTTTACCCCTACGCCCCCTCTCCCTGCTCCAACTAAAAAACCTGTCGAAATCGCTAACCCAGCCAAAAATCCTTCTAGTCCTCGCGCTGGTATACATTCTAAGTCCGCAATCTCCAAGCTTGAGAGCTCTAAACCGACCCAGTCGAATGGGAATGACAAATTTAGTATTGATGACAGTGGGAGTCCTTTGTCGGTGGTGAGGGTGATGGTGGCGGATTGCTTGTTGCAGAGGGTGCCATTTGATCCCATAGATTCGTCGACAGTGTTGAGGAAGCTGGAGAATGACCAGAATGCGACTC
Proteins encoded:
- the LOC110669513 gene encoding oligopeptide transporter 7; the protein is MESKTMEEETHEIRTPLITKDEKVEDPSSSETIAANSKSEIDQLQETEENSPVKQVALTVPTTDDPSLPVLTFRMWVLGTISCVLLSFLNQFFWYRTEPLSITAISAQIAVVPLGQLMAAKITDRVFFKGTRWEFTLNPGPFNVKEHVLITIFANSGAGSVYAIHVVTVVKMFYKKHITFFVSLVVITTTQVLGFGWAGIFRKYLVEPAAMWWPANLVQVSLFRALHEKEERPKGGVTRIQFFLIAFICSFAYYVFPGYLFQMLTSLSWICWIFPHSVLAQQLGSGLYGLGIGALGIDWSTISSYLGSPLASPWFATANVAVGFVFVMYILTPLCYWLNAYKAKTFPIFSDDLFTSTGQEYNITAIIDSNFHLDLAAYEKEGPLYLSTFFAMTYGVGFAALTATIMHVALFHGREIWEQSKASFQDTKMDIHTKLMRKYKQVPEWWFVLILLANIAATIFACEYYNDQLQLPWWGVLLACGIAIVFTLPIGIITAITNQTPGLNIITEYVIGYIYPGYPVANMCFKVYGYISMTQAVTFLQDFKLGHYMKIPPRTMFMAQIVGTIMACLTYLGTAWWLMETIPDLCDTTASNSVWTCPSDTVFYDASVIWGLIGPRRIFGDLGTYEAVNWFFLGGAIAPVLVWLAAKAFPQQEWIRLINMPVLIGATGMMPPATAVNYTSWIILGFLSGFVVYRYRPDLWQRYNYVLSGSLDAGLAFMGVLIYLCLGLEDISVDWWGNNLDGCSLATCPTAKGVVVEGCPVFS